In the Streptomyces sp. f51 genome, one interval contains:
- the ftsY gene encoding signal recognition particle-docking protein FtsY yields METIILAVVIAVVVIGALGGLVVGSRKRKQLPPPPPAAPDITAPPAEPHVGDEAETPRDEPRRTLEEVDLPDGSAAPSVVVEEPPAAPQIEIPEPTAGRLVRLRSRLSRSQNALGKGLLTLLSREHLDDETWEEIEDTLLVADVGVQPTQELVERLRERVKVLGTRTPDELRGLLREELIQLLVPEFDRAVKTDSNLDTPGIVMVVGVNGTGKTTTTGKLARVLVADGKNVVLGAADTFRAAAADQLQTWGERVGARTVRGPEGGDPASIAFDAVKEGIEEGADVVLIDTAGRLHTKTGLMDELGKVKRVVEKHAPLDEVLLVLDATTGQNGLVQARVFAEVVEITGIVLTKLDGTAKGGIVIAVQRELGVPVKLVGLGEGADDLAPFEPEAFVDALIGE; encoded by the coding sequence ATGGAAACCATCATCCTTGCTGTAGTCATCGCCGTGGTGGTGATCGGCGCGCTCGGTGGGCTCGTCGTCGGCAGTCGCAAGCGGAAGCAGCTGCCCCCGCCGCCCCCCGCCGCCCCCGACATCACCGCCCCTCCGGCCGAACCGCACGTCGGCGACGAGGCCGAGACGCCGCGCGACGAACCGCGCCGCACCCTGGAGGAGGTGGATCTCCCCGACGGCTCGGCCGCACCGTCGGTCGTCGTCGAGGAACCGCCGGCCGCCCCCCAGATCGAGATTCCGGAGCCGACCGCCGGCCGCCTGGTGCGGCTGCGCTCCCGGCTCTCGCGCTCGCAGAACGCGCTCGGCAAGGGGCTGCTCACGCTGCTCTCGCGCGAGCACCTGGACGACGAGACCTGGGAGGAGATCGAGGACACGCTGCTCGTCGCCGACGTCGGCGTGCAGCCCACCCAGGAACTGGTCGAGCGGCTGCGCGAGCGCGTGAAGGTGCTCGGCACGCGGACACCGGACGAGCTGCGCGGCCTGCTGCGCGAGGAGCTGATCCAGCTGCTCGTCCCGGAGTTCGACCGTGCGGTCAAGACCGACTCGAACCTCGACACCCCGGGCATCGTCATGGTCGTCGGCGTCAACGGCACCGGCAAGACCACCACCACCGGCAAGCTCGCGCGCGTGCTCGTGGCCGACGGCAAGAACGTCGTGCTCGGCGCGGCCGACACCTTCCGCGCCGCCGCCGCCGACCAGCTCCAGACCTGGGGCGAGCGCGTGGGCGCCCGTACGGTCCGCGGCCCCGAGGGCGGCGACCCGGCCTCGATCGCGTTCGACGCGGTCAAGGAGGGCATCGAGGAGGGCGCGGACGTCGTCCTCATCGACACCGCGGGCCGGCTCCACACCAAGACCGGCCTCATGGACGAGCTGGGCAAGGTCAAGCGCGTCGTGGAGAAGCACGCCCCGCTCGACGAGGTGCTGCTCGTCCTCGACGCGACCACCGGCCAGAACGGTCTGGTGCAGGCGCGGGTGTTCGCCGAGGTCGTGGAGATCACCGGCATCGTGCTGACCAAGCTCGACGGCACCGCGAAGGGCGGCATCGTCATCGCGGTGCAGCGCGAGCTCGGCGTCCCGGTCAAGCTCGTCGGGCTCGGCGAGGGCGCGGACGACCTGGCGCCGTTCGAGCCGGAGGCGTTCGTTGACGCCCTTATCGGAGAGTGA
- a CDS encoding bifunctional DNA primase/polymerase — MGFTIGSSRAMRDIRTGARRRGRSSEGTAVAAFTGLWGWDVVPGARAAAGACSCGRADCPAPGAHPLAFAPVIPAGTTLHEATGAWAGFPGAAVMLPVGRAFDVIEVAEGAGRRALVRLERMGLPLGPVTATPDGRAQFFVSPGSAAELPELLYRLGWDDASLDLHGLGPGAFITAPPSDRSGLGPVRWLRSPVLDSVTKPPPARLLLGTLAYVAYRSRS; from the coding sequence ATGGGCTTCACGATCGGCAGTAGTCGGGCGATGCGCGACATCCGGACCGGTGCTCGTCGCCGCGGCCGTTCGTCGGAGGGCACCGCCGTCGCCGCGTTCACCGGACTGTGGGGATGGGACGTGGTCCCGGGTGCCCGAGCCGCCGCGGGGGCGTGCTCGTGCGGCCGGGCCGACTGCCCCGCTCCCGGGGCGCACCCCCTCGCCTTCGCCCCGGTCATCCCGGCGGGCACGACGCTGCACGAGGCGACCGGCGCCTGGGCCGGCTTCCCCGGCGCCGCGGTGATGCTGCCGGTCGGCCGGGCCTTCGACGTGATCGAGGTGGCCGAGGGGGCGGGGCGCCGCGCGCTCGTCCGGCTGGAGCGCATGGGGCTGCCGCTCGGTCCCGTCACGGCCACCCCGGACGGCCGCGCCCAGTTCTTCGTCTCCCCCGGTTCCGCCGCCGAACTCCCCGAGCTGCTCTACCGCCTGGGCTGGGACGACGCCTCCCTCGACCTGCACGGCCTGGGTCCGGGCGCGTTCATCACCGCCCCGCCCTCCGACCGCTCGGGACTCGGCCCGGTCCGCTGGCTGCGCTCCCCCGTCCTCGACTCCGTCACGAAGCCGCCGCCGGCCAGGCTGCTGCTGGGCACGCTCGCCTACGTGGCCTACCGCTCACGGTCCTGA
- a CDS encoding ammonium transporter — protein MAPAITLAAEAPKLSSANTGFMLIASALVLIMTPGLAFFYGGMVRVKSTLNMLMMSFISMGIITILWVLYGFSLAFGTDKGSFIGWTSDWVGLSNIGLTELWPGYTIPVFVFMVFQLMFAIITPALISGALADRVKFTAWSLFITLWATLVYFPVAHWVWGTGGWAFDLGVIDFAGGTAVHINAGAAALGVILVIGKRVGFKKDPMRPHSLPLVMLGSGLLWFGWFGFNAGSWLGNDDGVGALMFVNTQVATAAAMLAWLLYEKIRHGAFTTLGAASGAVAGLVAITPSGGAVSPLGAIAVGAIAGVLCAMAVGLKYRFNYDDSLDVVGVHLVGGVIGSLLIGLFASGKGQSTVEGLFYGGGLTQFWKQCAGVFAVLGYSLVVSAILAFVIDKTLGMRVTEDEEIAGIDQAEHAETAYDFSGAGGGSARTAAPVPADTDAKKVDA, from the coding sequence ATGGCACCAGCCATCACGCTTGCCGCGGAGGCACCCAAGCTGTCCTCCGCGAACACAGGCTTCATGCTCATTGCTTCCGCCCTCGTGCTCATCATGACGCCGGGCCTCGCCTTCTTCTACGGAGGCATGGTCCGGGTCAAGAGCACCCTGAACATGCTGATGATGAGCTTCATCAGCATGGGCATCATCACCATCCTGTGGGTGCTCTACGGCTTCTCCCTCGCCTTCGGCACGGACAAGGGATCGTTCATCGGCTGGACCTCCGACTGGGTCGGCCTCAGCAACATCGGTCTGACGGAACTCTGGCCCGGATACACCATCCCGGTCTTCGTCTTCATGGTCTTCCAGCTCATGTTCGCGATCATCACGCCCGCGCTGATAAGCGGTGCGCTCGCGGACCGGGTGAAGTTCACCGCGTGGTCGCTGTTCATCACCCTGTGGGCCACGCTCGTCTACTTCCCGGTCGCCCACTGGGTGTGGGGCACCGGCGGCTGGGCCTTCGACCTCGGCGTGATCGACTTCGCCGGTGGTACGGCGGTCCACATCAACGCGGGCGCCGCGGCACTCGGCGTGATCTTGGTCATCGGCAAGCGTGTCGGTTTCAAGAAGGACCCGATGCGCCCGCACAGCCTCCCGCTGGTGATGCTCGGCTCCGGCCTGCTGTGGTTCGGCTGGTTCGGATTCAACGCCGGCTCGTGGCTCGGCAACGACGACGGCGTCGGCGCGCTGATGTTCGTCAACACGCAGGTCGCCACCGCGGCCGCCATGCTGGCCTGGCTCCTCTACGAGAAGATCCGGCACGGCGCGTTCACCACGCTGGGCGCCGCCTCCGGCGCGGTCGCCGGTCTCGTCGCCATCACCCCGTCCGGTGGCGCGGTCTCCCCGCTCGGTGCCATCGCGGTCGGTGCCATCGCCGGTGTCCTGTGTGCCATGGCCGTCGGCCTGAAGTACAGGTTCAACTACGACGACTCCCTGGACGTCGTCGGCGTCCATCTCGTCGGCGGAGTCATCGGCTCCCTGCTGATCGGCCTCTTCGCCAGCGGCAAGGGCCAGTCGACGGTCGAGGGTCTCTTCTACGGCGGCGGCCTGACGCAGTTCTGGAAGCAGTGCGCCGGCGTCTTCGCCGTCCTCGGCTACTCCCTGGTCGTCTCCGCGATCCTCGCCTTCGTCATCGACAAGACCCTCGGTATGCGGGTCACCGAGGACGAGGAGATCGCCGGCATCGACCAGGCCGAGCACGCCGAGACCGCATACGACTTCAGCGGTGCCGGTGGCGGCTCCGCCCGGACCGCCGCACCCGTCCCGGCCGACACGGACGCCAAGAAGGTGGACGCATGA
- a CDS encoding P-II family nitrogen regulator, translated as MKLITAVVKPHRLDEIKEALQAFGVHGLTVTEASGYGRQRGHTEVYRGAEYTVDLVPKIRIEVLVEDDDAEQLVDVVVKAARTGKIGDGKVWSVPVDTAVRVRTGERGPDAL; from the coding sequence ATGAAGCTCATCACCGCCGTCGTCAAGCCCCACCGGCTCGACGAGATCAAGGAGGCGCTCCAGGCCTTCGGCGTCCACGGACTGACGGTCACCGAGGCGAGCGGCTACGGTCGGCAGCGGGGACACACCGAGGTGTACCGCGGCGCCGAGTACACGGTCGACCTCGTCCCCAAGATCCGCATCGAGGTGCTGGTCGAGGACGACGACGCCGAACAGCTCGTCGACGTCGTCGTGAAGGCGGCCCGTACCGGCAAGATCGGTGACGGCAAGGTGTGGTCCGTACCGGTCGACACGGCCGTCCGCGTCCGCACCGGCGAGCGCGGCCCCGACGCACTCTGA
- a CDS encoding [protein-PII] uridylyltransferase, whose amino-acid sequence MTSTDTRVEDEDSGPSGYAAARLRLLQEGARSGPPRRAALAELTDDWLTGLFAAGSEGLRGVSLVAVGGYGRGELSPRSDLDLLLLHDGSDSGAVAALADRLWYPVWDLGLALDHSVRTPAEARKTASDDLKVQLGLLDARHLAGDLGLTAGLRTAVLADWRNQAPKRLPELQELCAERAERQGELQYLLEPDLKEARGGLRDATALRAVAASWLADAPREGLADARRRLLDVRDALHLATGRATDRLALQEQDQVAAELGLLDADTLLRQVYEAARVVSYASDVTWREVGRVLRSRAVRPRLRAMLGGGKPVAERSPLAEGVVEQDGEVVLARAARPERDPVLPLRAAAAAAQADLPLSLHAVRRLAASVRPLPTPWPAEAREQLVTLLGSGRPTIEVWEALEAEGLITRLLPDWERVRCRPQRNAVHIWTVDRHLIETAVRASELTRRVGRPDLLLVAALLHDIGKGWPGDHSVAGEIIARDVATRIGFDRTDAAVLATLVRHHLLLVDTATRRDLEDPATVRSVAEAVGSQGTLELLHALTEADALATGPAAWSSWRGSLVTDLVKRVSAVLAGDAPEEPEAVAPTAEMERLAIEACRTGGPVLSLRAQTEPVDTDAEPGTGPEDPEPLGVELLIAVPDQPGVLPSVAGVLAMHRLTVRTAELRALDLPDGVEGSVLLLNWRVAAEYGSLPQAARLRADLVRALDGSLDIAARLAERDAAYPRRRGVVAPPARVTVAPAASRLATVIEVRAHDAPGLLHRIGRALETARVRVRSMHVSTLGANAVDAFYVTGTKGEPLPGEEAASVARSLEEALRS is encoded by the coding sequence GTGACGAGCACGGACACGCGAGTGGAAGACGAGGACTCGGGACCCAGCGGCTACGCGGCGGCCCGGCTGCGCCTCCTCCAGGAGGGGGCGCGGTCCGGGCCGCCGCGCCGTGCCGCCCTCGCCGAACTGACCGACGACTGGCTGACCGGGCTGTTCGCCGCCGGATCCGAGGGCCTGCGCGGAGTCTCCCTCGTCGCCGTCGGCGGCTACGGCCGCGGCGAGCTCTCCCCCCGCAGCGACCTCGACCTGCTCCTCCTGCACGACGGCTCCGACTCCGGTGCCGTCGCCGCCCTCGCCGACCGCCTCTGGTACCCCGTGTGGGACCTCGGCCTCGCCCTCGACCACTCGGTCCGCACCCCGGCCGAGGCCCGCAAGACCGCCTCCGACGACCTCAAGGTCCAGCTCGGCCTCCTCGACGCCCGCCATCTCGCCGGCGACCTCGGCCTCACCGCGGGACTGCGCACCGCCGTCCTCGCCGACTGGCGCAACCAGGCCCCCAAGCGCCTGCCCGAACTCCAGGAGCTGTGCGCGGAACGCGCCGAACGCCAGGGCGAACTCCAGTACCTCCTCGAACCCGACCTGAAGGAGGCACGCGGCGGACTGCGCGACGCCACCGCGCTGCGCGCCGTCGCCGCGTCCTGGCTCGCCGACGCACCCCGCGAAGGCCTCGCCGACGCCCGCCGCCGGCTCCTGGACGTCCGCGACGCCCTGCACCTGGCCACCGGCCGCGCCACCGACCGCCTCGCCCTCCAGGAACAGGACCAGGTCGCCGCCGAACTCGGACTGCTGGACGCCGACACCCTGCTGCGCCAGGTCTACGAGGCCGCCCGCGTCGTCTCGTACGCGTCCGACGTCACTTGGCGCGAGGTGGGACGCGTCCTGCGCTCGCGCGCGGTGCGGCCGAGGCTGCGCGCCATGCTCGGCGGCGGCAAGCCCGTCGCCGAACGCTCCCCCCTCGCCGAGGGAGTCGTCGAACAGGACGGCGAGGTCGTGCTCGCCCGCGCCGCCCGGCCCGAACGCGACCCCGTGCTCCCGCTGCGGGCCGCGGCCGCCGCCGCGCAGGCGGACCTGCCGCTGTCCCTGCACGCCGTACGCCGTCTGGCCGCCTCCGTACGTCCCCTCCCCACGCCCTGGCCCGCCGAGGCACGCGAACAGCTCGTCACCCTCCTCGGCTCGGGCCGGCCCACCATCGAGGTCTGGGAGGCGCTGGAGGCCGAAGGGCTGATCACCCGGCTGCTGCCCGACTGGGAGCGGGTGCGCTGCCGGCCGCAGCGCAACGCCGTCCACATCTGGACCGTCGACCGCCACCTCATCGAGACGGCCGTCCGCGCCTCCGAACTGACCCGCCGCGTCGGCCGCCCCGACCTCCTCCTCGTCGCCGCGCTGCTCCACGACATCGGCAAGGGCTGGCCCGGCGACCACTCCGTGGCCGGCGAGATCATCGCCCGTGACGTGGCCACCCGTATCGGCTTCGACCGCACGGACGCCGCGGTGCTCGCCACCCTCGTACGCCACCATCTGCTGCTCGTCGACACCGCGACCCGGCGCGACCTGGAGGACCCGGCCACCGTCCGCTCCGTCGCCGAGGCCGTCGGCTCCCAGGGCACCCTGGAGCTGCTGCACGCCCTCACCGAGGCGGACGCGCTGGCCACCGGGCCCGCCGCCTGGTCCTCCTGGCGCGGGTCCCTCGTCACCGACCTGGTCAAACGGGTCTCGGCGGTACTCGCGGGGGACGCGCCCGAGGAACCCGAGGCCGTCGCGCCGACCGCCGAGATGGAACGCCTCGCGATCGAGGCGTGCCGCACCGGCGGACCCGTGCTGTCCCTGCGCGCCCAGACCGAACCCGTCGACACCGACGCCGAACCCGGCACCGGCCCCGAGGACCCGGAGCCGCTCGGCGTGGAACTCCTCATCGCCGTCCCCGACCAGCCCGGCGTGCTCCCCTCGGTGGCCGGCGTCCTCGCCATGCACCGGCTGACCGTCCGCACCGCCGAGCTGCGCGCCCTGGACCTGCCCGACGGCGTCGAGGGCTCGGTCCTGCTGCTCAACTGGCGCGTCGCCGCCGAGTACGGCTCCCTGCCGCAGGCGGCCCGGCTGCGCGCCGACCTCGTCCGCGCCCTCGACGGCTCCCTCGACATCGCCGCCCGCCTCGCCGAGCGCGACGCCGCCTACCCGCGCCGCCGGGGCGTCGTCGCGCCCCCCGCACGGGTCACCGTCGCCCCCGCCGCGTCCCGCCTGGCCACGGTCATCGAGGTCCGCGCCCATGACGCACCCGGCCTGCTGCACCGCATCGGGCGGGCCCTGGAGACGGCGCGGGTGCGGGTGCGGAGCATGCACGTCTCCACGCTCGGCGCGAACGCCGTGGACGCCTTCTACGTGACGGGCACCAAGGGCGAACCCCTGCCGGGGGAGGAGGCCGCCTCGGTGGCCCGCTCCCTGGAGGAGGCCCTGCGCTCCTGA
- the ffh gene encoding signal recognition particle protein: MFDTLSDRLSATFKNLRGKGRLSEADIDATAREIRIALLEADVALPVVRTFIKNVKERAMGSDVSRALNPAQQVLKIVNDELVTILGGETRRLRFAKNPPTVIMLAGLQGAGKTTLAGKLGKWLKDQGHSPILVAADLQRPNAVNQLSVVAERAGIAVYAPEPGNGVGDPVKVAKDSIEFAKAKVHDIVIVDTAGRLGIDQELMQQAADIRDAVSPDEILFVVDAMIGQDAVNTAEAFRDGVGFDGVVLSKLDGDARGGAALSIRQITGKPIMFASNGEKLDDFDAFHPDRMASRILDMGDLLTLIEQAEKTFSQEEAEKMASKLASKKGQDFTLDDFLAQMEQVRKMGSISKLLGMLPGMGQIKDQINNLDERDVDRVGAIIKSMTPGERQDPTIINGSRRARIAKGSGVEVSAVKGLVERFFEARKMMSRMAQGGGMPGMPGMPGMGGGPGRAKKKPKVAKGKQRSGNPMKRKQQEEEEAARREAGAQGGNAFGLPQQNAQDNFELPDEFKKFMG; the protein is encoded by the coding sequence GTGTTCGATACCCTCTCCGACCGCCTCAGCGCGACGTTCAAAAACCTCCGCGGCAAGGGGCGCCTCAGTGAGGCGGACATCGACGCCACGGCACGCGAGATCCGCATCGCGCTCCTCGAAGCCGATGTCGCCCTGCCCGTCGTCCGCACGTTCATCAAGAACGTCAAGGAACGGGCCATGGGCAGCGATGTCTCCAGGGCCCTCAACCCCGCCCAGCAGGTTCTGAAGATCGTCAACGACGAGCTCGTGACGATCCTCGGCGGCGAGACCCGCCGTCTGCGGTTCGCCAAGAACCCGCCCACCGTGATCATGCTCGCGGGCCTCCAGGGCGCGGGAAAGACCACGCTCGCCGGAAAGCTCGGCAAGTGGCTCAAGGACCAGGGCCACTCCCCGATCCTCGTCGCCGCCGACCTCCAGCGTCCGAACGCGGTGAACCAGCTCAGCGTCGTCGCCGAGCGCGCGGGCATCGCCGTGTACGCCCCCGAGCCGGGCAACGGCGTCGGCGACCCGGTCAAGGTCGCCAAGGACTCCATCGAGTTCGCCAAGGCCAAGGTCCACGACATCGTGATCGTGGACACCGCCGGCCGCCTCGGCATCGACCAGGAGCTGATGCAGCAGGCCGCGGACATCCGCGACGCCGTCAGCCCCGACGAGATCCTCTTCGTCGTCGACGCGATGATCGGCCAGGACGCCGTCAACACGGCCGAGGCCTTCCGCGACGGCGTCGGCTTCGACGGCGTGGTGCTCTCCAAGCTCGACGGTGACGCCCGCGGTGGTGCCGCCCTGTCGATCCGGCAGATCACCGGCAAGCCGATCATGTTCGCCTCGAACGGCGAGAAGCTCGACGACTTCGACGCCTTCCACCCGGACCGGATGGCTTCCCGCATCCTCGACATGGGTGACCTCCTCACCCTGATCGAGCAGGCGGAGAAGACGTTCAGCCAGGAAGAGGCCGAGAAGATGGCCTCCAAGCTGGCGTCCAAGAAGGGCCAGGACTTCACCCTGGACGACTTCCTGGCCCAGATGGAGCAGGTCCGGAAGATGGGCAGCATCAGCAAGCTGCTCGGCATGCTCCCGGGCATGGGCCAGATCAAGGACCAGATCAACAACCTGGACGAGCGGGACGTCGACCGCGTCGGCGCGATCATCAAGTCGATGACCCCGGGCGAGCGCCAGGACCCGACGATCATCAACGGCTCGCGCCGCGCCCGTATCGCCAAGGGTTCCGGCGTCGAGGTCAGCGCGGTCAAGGGCCTGGTCGAGCGCTTCTTCGAGGCCCGCAAGATGATGTCCCGCATGGCCCAGGGCGGCGGGATGCCGGGCATGCCCGGGATGCCGGGCATGGGCGGCGGCCCCGGCCGCGCCAAGAAGAAGCCGAAGGTGGCCAAGGGCAAGCAGCGCTCCGGCAACCCGATGAAGCGCAAGCAGCAGGAGGAAGAGGAGGCCGCCCGCCGCGAGGCCGGCGCGCAGGGCGGCAACGCCTTCGGCCTCCCGCAGCAGAACGCCCAGGACAACTTCGAGCTGCCGGACGAGTTCAAGAAGTTCATGGGCTGA
- the ftsH gene encoding ATP-dependent zinc metalloprotease FtsH — protein MSNPVPPRKAPDQPWRTEGTPPEPTPPPGGRRKLPGGWWSLALAALIVFLIANLVLSFYNKGNEPTISYTEFSRQVDDGNVTKIYAKGDAIQGQLKNSQEKPDGGGKYTKFKTQRPVFADDKLWDNLQKHDVTVTASPVVQERSFLFNLLISLAPMILLVVLWIFIARRMGSGMGGAGGMLGRKAPPKPVELVPGGKRTTFSDVAGIDEVAGELNDVVDFLKNPDAYRRMGAKMPRGVLLAGPPGTGKTLLARAVAGEAGVPFFSASASEFIEMIVGVGASRVRELFAEARKVAPSIIFIDEIDTIGRSRSGGSAMGGHDEREQTLNQILTEMDGFSGAEGVIVIAATNRADILDPALTRPGRFDRVVNVSPPDRGGREAILEIHTREIPLAPDVDLTQVARTTPGMTGADLANLANEAALLAVKRKQSEVTQGDLSEALEKVQLGAERSLVMPYEERRRTAYHESGHALLGMLRPGADPVRKITIVPRGRALGVTLSTPDADRYAYTEEYLRGRIIGALGGMAAEHVVYDVITTGSENDLEQVTNLARGMVARWGMSERVGRLSALPGDAQQAYGLSAAPGTLDSIDHEMRRIVDECYEEACRKLREHRGQLDALAEALLANETLEEAEAYRIAGVPRTTKEA, from the coding sequence ATGAGCAATCCCGTGCCGCCCCGCAAGGCACCGGACCAGCCGTGGCGTACCGAAGGCACGCCACCCGAGCCGACACCGCCGCCGGGCGGCCGGCGGAAGCTGCCCGGCGGCTGGTGGAGCCTGGCCCTGGCCGCGCTCATCGTGTTCCTGATCGCCAACCTGGTGCTGTCCTTCTACAACAAGGGCAACGAACCGACGATCTCGTACACGGAGTTCAGCCGGCAGGTCGACGACGGCAACGTCACCAAGATCTACGCCAAGGGCGACGCGATCCAGGGACAGCTCAAGAACTCCCAGGAGAAGCCCGACGGCGGCGGGAAATACACCAAGTTCAAGACACAGCGCCCGGTCTTCGCGGACGACAAGCTCTGGGACAACCTCCAGAAGCACGACGTCACGGTGACCGCCTCGCCGGTCGTGCAGGAGCGCAGCTTCCTGTTCAACCTGCTGATCTCGCTCGCCCCGATGATCCTGCTGGTCGTCCTGTGGATCTTCATCGCCCGGCGCATGGGCTCCGGCATGGGCGGCGCGGGCGGCATGCTCGGCCGCAAGGCGCCCCCGAAACCGGTCGAACTCGTGCCCGGCGGCAAGCGCACCACGTTCTCGGACGTGGCCGGCATCGACGAGGTGGCCGGCGAGCTCAACGACGTCGTCGACTTCCTCAAGAATCCCGACGCGTACCGCAGGATGGGCGCGAAGATGCCCCGCGGCGTGCTGCTCGCGGGGCCGCCCGGCACCGGGAAGACCCTGCTCGCGCGGGCGGTCGCGGGCGAGGCGGGCGTCCCCTTCTTCTCCGCCTCCGCCTCCGAGTTCATCGAGATGATCGTGGGCGTCGGCGCCTCGCGCGTCCGCGAACTGTTCGCCGAGGCCCGCAAGGTGGCCCCGTCCATCATCTTCATCGACGAGATCGACACCATCGGACGGTCGCGCTCGGGCGGCTCCGCGATGGGCGGCCACGACGAGCGCGAACAGACGCTCAACCAGATCCTCACCGAGATGGACGGCTTCTCGGGCGCCGAGGGCGTCATCGTCATCGCCGCCACCAACCGCGCGGACATCCTGGACCCGGCGCTCACCCGCCCCGGCCGCTTCGACCGTGTCGTCAACGTCTCGCCCCCCGACCGCGGCGGCCGGGAGGCGATCCTGGAGATCCACACCCGCGAGATCCCGCTCGCCCCCGACGTGGACCTGACCCAGGTGGCCCGTACGACCCCGGGCATGACCGGAGCCGATCTCGCCAACCTCGCCAACGAGGCCGCCCTCCTCGCGGTCAAGCGCAAGCAGTCCGAGGTCACCCAGGGCGACCTCTCCGAAGCGCTCGAAAAGGTCCAGCTCGGCGCCGAACGCTCCCTGGTCATGCCGTACGAGGAACGCCGCCGCACCGCGTACCACGAGAGCGGCCACGCCCTCCTCGGGATGCTGCGGCCGGGCGCCGACCCCGTCCGCAAGATCACCATTGTCCCGCGCGGCCGCGCCCTCGGCGTCACCCTCTCGACGCCGGACGCGGACCGGTACGCGTACACCGAGGAGTATCTGCGCGGCCGGATCATCGGCGCCCTCGGCGGCATGGCCGCCGAGCACGTCGTCTACGACGTCATCACCACGGGCTCGGAGAACGACCTGGAACAGGTCACGAACCTCGCCCGCGGCATGGTGGCCCGCTGGGGCATGAGCGAACGCGTCGGCCGGCTGTCCGCGCTGCCGGGCGACGCCCAGCAGGCGTACGGCCTCTCGGCCGCCCCGGGCACCCTCGACTCGATCGACCACGAGATGCGCCGCATCGTCGACGAGTGCTACGAGGAGGCCTGCCGGAAGCTGCGTGAACACCGAGGACAGCTCGACGCCCTGGCGGAGGCCCTCCTGGCGAACGAGACCCTGGAGGAGGCCGAGGCATACCGCATCGCCGGAGTACCCCGCACGACGAAGGAGGCGTGA
- a CDS encoding SAM-dependent methyltransferase, giving the protein MTPTLVRQRPPHAGPSPHAERGARARDWAEIQERMLVPLYEAVYDRLEVGGGTRLLGLGCGSGLALLMAASRGAAVTGVDSSSPERLALARERLLPRDGDTEPRAGARIVAGSPRDSAAEGSPAYTLVTAFEPIGCVAGDSEGLGSLLGEAAPLAGRGAPVVLVGWGPPERCATSAVLRVATKLADPLRGAASWRAARRDDLEEVAQRAGLRPDGSGRVASPFGYADVDSAVRGLLSTGLFDAAVDATDQAQVDKEVAEALHPHLRRDGTVWMPNVFRYLIARTP; this is encoded by the coding sequence ATGACACCTACGCTCGTGCGGCAGCGCCCTCCTCATGCGGGCCCGTCGCCCCACGCGGAACGGGGTGCACGCGCGCGTGACTGGGCCGAGATCCAGGAGCGGATGCTGGTGCCGCTCTACGAGGCCGTCTACGACCGGCTCGAAGTGGGCGGCGGGACGCGGCTGCTCGGGCTCGGCTGCGGGTCGGGGCTCGCCCTGCTGATGGCGGCCTCCCGCGGCGCCGCGGTCACGGGTGTCGACTCCTCGTCGCCCGAACGGCTGGCCCTCGCGCGGGAACGGCTGCTGCCCCGGGACGGGGACACCGAACCGCGTGCCGGAGCCCGGATCGTGGCCGGATCCCCGCGGGACTCGGCGGCCGAGGGATCCCCTGCCTACACCCTGGTGACCGCGTTCGAGCCGATCGGCTGCGTGGCCGGGGACTCCGAGGGACTCGGCTCGCTGCTCGGGGAGGCGGCGCCGCTCGCCGGCCGGGGGGCGCCCGTGGTGCTCGTCGGGTGGGGGCCGCCGGAGCGGTGCGCCACCTCGGCCGTGCTGCGGGTGGCCACCAAGCTGGCCGATCCGCTGCGCGGTGCGGCGAGTTGGCGTGCCGCCCGCCGGGACGACCTGGAGGAGGTCGCCCAGCGGGCCGGGCTGCGGCCGGACGGCTCCGGGCGGGTGGCCTCCCCGTTCGGCTACGCCGATGTGGACAGCGCCGTACGCGGGCTGCTCTCCACGGGGCTCTTCGACGCCGCGGTGGACGCCACCGACCAGGCCCAGGTCGACAAGGAGGTGGCCGAGGCGCTGCATCCTCATCTGCGGCGGGACGGGACCGTCTGGATGCCGAACGTGTTCCGGTATCTGATCGCCCGTACGCCCTGA